The following are encoded together in the Arcticibacterium luteifluviistationis genome:
- a CDS encoding LolA family protein, whose product MSRKIKIYLSSFWVLISLAATAQVPAGFNVLKDPSSLKKNLLTENQKINTIESDFIQEKYLSVLSEKIESKGSFFFKKQNELRWEYTSPFKYIIVLTGGKMYIKNDGKVSRYNVNSNKMFKGINDMMMSVVNGNLFENPEYQVKYYSSSSAYLLELTPVNSTTQKFLKTIQMKVDKLSYEIENVRMTEPGGDYTNIKFINRKNNVPISDAKFKV is encoded by the coding sequence ATGTCAAGAAAAATTAAAATATACCTTTCAAGTTTTTGGGTTTTGATAAGTCTGGCGGCTACCGCCCAAGTGCCTGCTGGTTTTAATGTTTTAAAAGACCCAAGTAGTCTTAAAAAGAACTTATTGACCGAAAATCAGAAGATAAACACGATTGAAAGTGATTTCATTCAAGAAAAATACCTGAGTGTTCTTTCGGAAAAAATAGAGAGTAAAGGCAGTTTTTTCTTCAAAAAGCAAAACGAACTTCGCTGGGAATACACTTCTCCTTTTAAATATATCATAGTGCTTACGGGTGGTAAAATGTACATCAAAAATGATGGCAAAGTGAGCCGCTATAATGTCAATTCTAACAAGATGTTTAAAGGCATTAATGACATGATGATGAGTGTGGTTAATGGAAATCTCTTTGAGAATCCAGAGTATCAGGTCAAATATTATAGCAGTTCATCGGCATACTTATTAGAACTAACTCCAGTAAATAGCACCACACAAAAGTTTCTGAAAACTATACAGATGAAGGTAGATAAATTATCTTACGAAATAGAAAACGTAAGAATGACAGAGCCGGGAGGAGACTATACTAATATTAAATTCATCAACAGAAAAAACAACGTTCCAATATCGGATGCCAAGTTTAAGGTTTAA
- a CDS encoding polysaccharide deacetylase family protein — protein sequence MLSLGFKFYRAFFLVLTGLLLVLHFYTGLAWIWAVLPLFLFGGMIAWGSSNISSQFFMKTYCKGDASKKQIALTFDDGPHAEVTPLILETLKKYGVKATFFVIGKNIPENPRVIDKIHSEGHLIGNHSFSHANTFAFKSVKIVKNELKHTNLLVAGITGKEPAFFRPPFGVTSPRIAQAANKLGFKTIGWSIRSLDTTSDSAEKITKRVLSQIKGGEIILLHDTFLKTREVLENILIYCQNQNVEIVPLDKMLAEKAYVKKN from the coding sequence ATGCTAAGTCTGGGTTTTAAGTTTTATAGAGCCTTCTTTTTAGTGTTGACTGGGCTTTTATTGGTTTTGCACTTTTACACGGGTTTAGCATGGATTTGGGCGGTTTTACCGCTCTTTTTGTTTGGAGGAATGATAGCTTGGGGTTCTTCAAATATTTCTTCTCAGTTTTTTATGAAGACTTACTGCAAAGGAGATGCTTCCAAAAAGCAAATTGCCCTGACTTTTGATGATGGTCCACATGCAGAGGTAACACCTTTGATTTTAGAAACGCTAAAAAAGTACGGCGTGAAAGCCACATTTTTTGTCATCGGTAAAAACATTCCAGAAAATCCAAGAGTCATTGATAAGATACACTCGGAAGGGCATTTGATAGGAAACCATAGCTTTTCGCATGCCAATACTTTTGCTTTTAAGTCGGTCAAAATTGTTAAGAACGAGTTAAAACACACCAACCTTTTAGTAGCTGGAATCACGGGAAAAGAACCAGCTTTTTTTAGGCCACCTTTTGGTGTAACATCACCAAGAATAGCTCAAGCTGCCAATAAGCTAGGTTTTAAAACCATAGGTTGGAGCATTCGTTCTTTAGATACCACGTCTGATTCGGCAGAAAAAATTACCAAGAGGGTTTTGAGTCAAATAAAAGGAGGAGAAATAATACTCCTACATGATACGTTTTTGAAAACAAGGGAGGTTTTAGAAAACATCTTGATTTATTGTCAGAATCAAAATGTTGAAATCGTACCTTTGGATAAAATGTTGGCTGAAAAAGCATATGTCAAGAAAAATTAA
- a CDS encoding beta-ketoacyl synthase chain length factor yields MEVFINGIGAISPQDSLDGLNMEALPVLVNSSEVKSIEPVYKNYINPGKARRMSRMVKMGVTAALKALQESEVAMPDAIITGTAMGCLDDTEKFLNAIIDNDEQLLTPTAFIQSTHNTLGAQIALLLACHNYNFTYVQRAFSFENALLDGLMKLSEGDAQNVLIGGHDDMTSGFYTLYDRLGYWKKEVGEDLLMSKSKGAYSGEGAAFFTLASKSSSTSYAKVLGVDMLYKPTNTDEINSWVRAFLDAKNIEPSEIDLVLYGINGDSRFYPTFEEVKEAVFAEQASGYFKHLSGEYATSTSFAMYLTANMLKKQFVPDYVLTSAIRPKSLNRVLILNGSRNENYSLTLLGKC; encoded by the coding sequence GTGGAAGTATTTATAAACGGTATTGGTGCTATTTCTCCGCAAGATTCTCTTGACGGTTTAAACATGGAAGCTTTGCCCGTTTTGGTCAATTCGTCTGAAGTTAAGAGTATAGAGCCAGTTTACAAAAACTACATAAACCCAGGAAAAGCCAGACGAATGTCTCGAATGGTGAAGATGGGTGTGACTGCTGCTTTAAAAGCATTGCAAGAAAGTGAGGTTGCTATGCCAGATGCCATCATTACGGGCACAGCCATGGGCTGTTTGGATGACACAGAGAAGTTTTTAAATGCGATTATTGATAACGACGAGCAGTTACTCACGCCAACGGCCTTTATTCAATCGACACACAATACGCTTGGGGCACAAATAGCCTTGCTTTTAGCCTGTCATAACTATAATTTTACCTACGTTCAGCGAGCTTTTTCTTTTGAAAATGCTCTTTTGGATGGTTTGATGAAACTGTCCGAAGGTGATGCCCAGAATGTGCTCATAGGAGGACATGACGATATGACAAGCGGATTTTATACACTTTATGATAGATTAGGCTATTGGAAAAAAGAGGTAGGAGAAGACCTTTTGATGTCAAAATCAAAAGGAGCGTACAGTGGAGAAGGAGCCGCTTTTTTTACTTTAGCGAGTAAAAGTTCTTCCACATCATACGCTAAAGTTTTGGGAGTTGACATGCTCTATAAGCCAACGAATACGGACGAGATTAATAGCTGGGTAAGAGCATTTTTAGATGCTAAAAATATAGAGCCTTCAGAAATTGATTTAGTGCTTTATGGAATTAATGGTGATAGTAGATTTTACCCAACTTTTGAAGAAGTAAAAGAAGCAGTATTTGCTGAGCAAGCCAGCGGATACTTTAAGCACCTTTCTGGAGAATATGCCACTAGTACTAGTTTTGCTATGTATTTGACGGCTAATATGCTTAAAAAGCAATTCGTTCCTGATTATGTTTTGACATCGGCTATAAGGCCAAAGTCTTTAAATAGGGTTTTGATTTTAAATGGCTCTAGAAACGAAAATTATTCATTGACCCTCTTAGGAAAATGCTAA
- a CDS encoding beta-ketoacyl-[acyl-carrier-protein] synthase family protein, whose product MSKRVFITGLGTISAIGSNVAESLSSLLQGETGIGTLKNIETKLAHMPVGEVKFTTEELKVKAGVSPEIPHSRTDLLGLIAAQEALKHAGIDDVSAFKTGIISGTSVGGMSTTEQNWKAYLDLSKSGAFLSEIESHEGGYSTEKIADSLGIKAYLNTISTACSSSSNAILLGARLIKSGFLDRVVAGGTDALSKFTMNGFNTLMILDEELCKPFDQNRKGLNLGEGAGFVVLESEKTSAGKERLAELVGYANTNDAYHQTASSPTGEGAYLAISETLKLANVKPSDVSYINAHGTGTAVNDLSEGTAIERVFGENVPPISSTKSFTGHTLGACGGIEAVFSVLAIKHGLIYPNLHFKNQMEELAFKPNLKLVENAEVNLVLSNSFGFGGNTTSLLFSKV is encoded by the coding sequence GTGTCAAAAAGAGTTTTTATTACTGGTTTAGGAACCATTTCTGCCATAGGTAGCAATGTGGCGGAGTCACTGAGCAGTTTGCTGCAAGGTGAAACTGGAATAGGAACGCTTAAAAACATAGAAACAAAGTTGGCTCACATGCCCGTAGGCGAAGTCAAATTTACTACGGAAGAGCTAAAAGTTAAAGCAGGTGTTTCTCCCGAAATTCCTCATTCTAGAACAGACTTATTAGGCCTTATTGCAGCACAAGAAGCTCTTAAGCATGCAGGAATAGATGATGTTTCTGCATTCAAAACAGGCATAATATCTGGAACTAGCGTGGGCGGAATGAGCACCACCGAGCAAAACTGGAAGGCCTACCTAGACTTATCTAAATCGGGTGCATTCTTATCAGAAATTGAATCACACGAAGGAGGGTACAGCACCGAGAAAATAGCAGACAGTTTGGGTATCAAAGCCTATTTGAATACCATAAGCACAGCTTGTTCCTCTTCTTCCAATGCCATTTTATTAGGAGCCAGACTTATCAAAAGTGGTTTCTTGGATAGGGTAGTGGCAGGCGGAACAGACGCTCTTTCCAAATTTACCATGAATGGTTTTAATACCCTCATGATTTTGGATGAAGAACTTTGCAAGCCATTTGACCAAAACAGAAAAGGTTTAAATCTGGGCGAAGGTGCTGGTTTTGTGGTTTTAGAATCAGAAAAAACATCAGCCGGAAAAGAAAGATTAGCAGAACTGGTGGGCTATGCCAATACCAACGACGCTTATCATCAAACAGCCTCTTCTCCAACGGGGGAAGGAGCTTATTTAGCCATTTCAGAAACCTTGAAACTGGCAAATGTTAAACCTTCCGATGTAAGTTATATTAACGCTCATGGAACGGGAACAGCTGTAAACGACCTAAGTGAGGGTACTGCCATTGAACGAGTTTTTGGCGAAAACGTACCGCCAATAAGTTCTACTAAGTCATTTACTGGGCATACTTTAGGGGCTTGTGGAGGTATTGAAGCGGTATTTTCTGTATTGGCTATTAAACATGGTTTGATATATCCGAACCTGCACTTTAAAAACCAGATGGAGGAATTGGCCTTTAAGCCTAATCTTAAATTGGTAGAGAATGCTGAGGTGAATCTTGTCTTATCTAATTCTTTTGGCTTTGGTGGAAACACCACATCGCTATTATTTTCAAAAGTATAA
- a CDS encoding phosphopantetheine-binding protein encodes MSDLKVNLKLQIIEALNLEDLSPEDIEDDAPLFGDGLGLDSIDALELIVLLERNYGIKIVNPEDGRVIFESINVMAKYIEENAVNS; translated from the coding sequence ATGAGCGATTTAAAAGTAAATCTGAAACTTCAGATTATTGAAGCCTTAAACCTAGAAGACCTAAGTCCAGAGGATATTGAAGATGATGCCCCTCTTTTTGGTGATGGCTTAGGACTTGATTCTATTGACGCATTGGAGTTGATAGTTTTGTTAGAAAGAAATTATGGCATTAAGATAGTAAACCCAGAAGATGGCAGAGTCATTTTTGAGTCTATTAATGTGATGGCAAAATATATCGAGGAAAACGCGGTAAATTCATAG
- a CDS encoding 3-oxoacyl-ACP synthase → MGNYIKTAEVIIAEGKVRVNNEVVFQFDDSQENSVFLKEIYKDLDLAYPKFYKMDELCKLGVLAAEYLMRSKAIDQNYKPEDVALILSNSSSSLSTDTKHQESISDKDAYFPSPAVFVYTLANIVLGEIAIKFKFTGEQSFFIFEDYDATFMESYAHGLLDNSEAECVIAGWVEIYENNYKAILYTIEKAS, encoded by the coding sequence ATGGGTAATTACATCAAAACGGCGGAGGTAATTATAGCAGAAGGGAAGGTGCGTGTCAATAATGAGGTAGTTTTTCAATTTGACGACAGCCAAGAAAATAGTGTTTTTCTAAAAGAGATTTACAAGGACTTAGATTTGGCTTATCCTAAATTTTATAAGATGGATGAGCTTTGCAAATTGGGTGTTTTAGCTGCGGAGTATTTGATGCGTAGCAAAGCAATAGACCAAAACTATAAGCCAGAAGATGTTGCCTTGATTCTTTCAAACAGTTCTTCTTCGCTGTCAACAGATACGAAGCACCAAGAATCTATAAGTGACAAGGACGCCTATTTTCCGAGTCCTGCAGTTTTTGTTTATACCCTCGCCAACATTGTGTTGGGCGAAATTGCCATCAAATTTAAATTTACAGGAGAGCAAAGTTTCTTTATTTTTGAGGATTATGACGCCACCTTTATGGAGTCTTATGCCCATGGGCTTTTAGATAATTCCGAAGCAGAGTGTGTTATAGCGGGTTGGGTTGAGATTTATGAAAATAATTATAAGGCTATTCTTTATACCATAGAAAAGGCCTCTTAA
- a CDS encoding beta-ketoacyl-[acyl-carrier-protein] synthase family protein, which produces MSVFVAAKNIISPLGFTSKANFDAICQGKSGVRLVDEKPYVEPFFGAEIDRAAIAKKNTDLGHYTFLEQLLILSVKDALSQDTSIDITSKQTAIVLSTTKGNVDILDTENIKGFASEKKYLWNTGAMLASYFKNPNQTYIISNACVSGILALNLAKRLINAGQYEQVVVVGVDILSPFIVSGFQSFKAISPGICKPYDKNRDGINLGEACATIILKKGEGDLAILGGSSTNDANHISGPSRTGEGLLLSIQKTLKSSGVSVSEIDYVSGHGTATPYNDEMESFAVSRAGLSSVPMNSLKSYFGHTLGAAGVLESVITLHSMQENTLVGTLGHKENGVSQPINIISKTESRELKTCIKLGAGFGGSNGSILFRKNG; this is translated from the coding sequence TTGAGCGTTTTTGTAGCAGCTAAAAATATCATTTCACCTTTAGGTTTTACTAGCAAAGCAAATTTTGATGCTATTTGTCAAGGGAAATCTGGCGTAAGGCTAGTAGATGAAAAGCCTTATGTAGAGCCTTTTTTCGGAGCTGAGATAGATAGGGCCGCTATAGCCAAAAAAAATACAGATTTGGGGCATTATACTTTTTTAGAGCAGCTATTGATACTCTCTGTTAAAGATGCTTTAAGTCAAGATACCAGCATTGATATTACCAGTAAGCAGACGGCGATTGTACTTTCTACCACAAAAGGAAATGTAGATATCCTTGATACAGAAAACATAAAAGGTTTTGCCTCAGAAAAGAAATACTTATGGAATACTGGAGCAATGCTTGCATCATATTTCAAGAATCCGAATCAAACGTACATTATTTCAAACGCCTGTGTTTCAGGTATTTTAGCTCTTAATTTGGCGAAGCGTCTTATTAATGCAGGTCAATATGAGCAAGTGGTCGTAGTCGGGGTTGATATACTTTCACCTTTTATAGTTTCTGGTTTTCAGTCGTTTAAAGCTATAAGCCCTGGTATTTGCAAACCTTATGATAAAAATCGAGATGGCATAAACCTAGGGGAAGCTTGTGCTACCATAATTCTCAAAAAAGGAGAAGGCGATTTAGCGATTTTAGGCGGAAGCTCTACTAATGATGCTAACCATATTTCAGGTCCATCCAGAACAGGTGAGGGTTTACTATTAAGTATTCAGAAAACATTAAAATCGTCAGGAGTATCCGTTTCCGAAATTGATTATGTTTCTGGGCATGGTACCGCTACGCCATATAATGATGAAATGGAATCTTTTGCGGTTTCTAGGGCTGGACTATCTTCGGTTCCTATGAATAGTTTGAAAAGCTATTTTGGACATACATTAGGTGCTGCGGGTGTTTTAGAATCTGTTATAACGCTTCATTCCATGCAAGAAAATACTCTGGTGGGTACTTTGGGGCATAAAGAAAACGGTGTTTCTCAGCCAATAAATATCATTAGCAAAACAGAATCAAGAGAGCTGAAAACATGTATCAAATTAGGTGCAGGTTTTGGAGGTTCTAACGGCTCTATTCTTTTTAGAAAAAATGGGTAA
- a CDS encoding acyl-CoA thioesterase, whose protein sequence is MKTLVNNTEVKVRFSEVDSLGIVWHGHYVKFFEDGREAFGSEHGLGYMDVYEKGFATPIVKLNVDYKKTVSYGESIRIETTFKPTPAAKIVFDFKIFKVDTDEVVATGSSTQVFMTKAGQLHITNPPFFEEWKTKHGLV, encoded by the coding sequence ATGAAAACCTTAGTCAATAATACAGAAGTAAAAGTAAGGTTTAGCGAGGTCGATTCTCTTGGTATAGTATGGCATGGCCACTATGTTAAGTTTTTTGAAGATGGGAGAGAGGCCTTTGGTTCAGAGCATGGCTTAGGTTATATGGATGTTTACGAAAAGGGTTTTGCTACGCCAATAGTCAAATTAAACGTAGACTATAAGAAAACGGTAAGTTATGGCGAAAGTATTCGCATAGAAACTACTTTTAAACCTACGCCTGCGGCGAAAATCGTTTTTGATTTTAAGATATTCAAAGTGGATACAGATGAAGTAGTGGCCACCGGAAGTTCTACGCAGGTTTTTATGACGAAGGCAGGGCAGTTACATATTACCAATCCTCCGTTTTTTGAAGAATGGAAAACTAAACACGGCTTGGTTTGA
- a CDS encoding hydroxymyristoyl-ACP dehydratase, producing METELINSNPILKGEQVSKLIPQKPPIEMVDTLWYNDETKTVSGFKIASNNIFVENGFFTEPGLIENIAQTAALRVGYIVSEKNKNGEDVKPPIGFIGGIKKLSIDALPEVGEVLQTTVEVVNVVFGVSIIEGKVFSKEKCVASCEMKIFLKEE from the coding sequence TTGGAAACAGAATTAATAAACTCAAATCCTATCCTAAAAGGAGAACAGGTGTCAAAACTTATTCCGCAGAAACCTCCTATTGAAATGGTGGACACGCTGTGGTATAATGATGAGACTAAAACGGTTTCAGGTTTTAAGATAGCATCCAATAACATTTTTGTAGAAAATGGTTTCTTTACCGAGCCAGGTTTGATTGAGAATATTGCCCAAACAGCGGCTTTAAGAGTGGGTTATATAGTTTCTGAAAAGAATAAAAATGGTGAAGATGTAAAGCCACCCATTGGTTTTATAGGTGGTATAAAAAAACTAAGCATTGATGCATTACCAGAAGTGGGAGAGGTTCTCCAAACGACTGTGGAGGTCGTTAATGTGGTTTTTGGTGTTAGCATTATTGAAGGCAAAGTGTTTTCAAAAGAGAAATGTGTCGCGTCTTGCGAGATGAAAATTTTTTTAAAAGAGGAATGA
- a CDS encoding LpxL/LpxP family acyltransferase: MSQWKGKTNANLFGIKIFVFVLNNVGLGFAYFVLRFVALYYFLFAWKSNKSSYFYFHKILKFGKLKTLSSMYQNYYVFGQTLLDKVALLSGVKTNFSIDHDGIDNLDAIVAGGKGGILISAHVGNWEIAGQLLNRLDTKFNILMYENEHENIKNYLDGVQKNKNVNIIPIKDGDMGHIIALNNAFKNNELLVLHGDRFREGAPVLNATFMEQEADFPEGPFYLAAKFGVPVTFAFSMKETNKHYHFYASKPIEVKRERKPGPVLHDLLEAYVTELEKMVKKYPTQWFNYYPFWKQN, encoded by the coding sequence ATGAGTCAGTGGAAAGGTAAAACCAATGCCAACCTTTTCGGGATTAAGATTTTTGTTTTCGTACTGAATAATGTAGGCCTTGGTTTTGCTTACTTTGTCCTTCGTTTTGTAGCCCTTTATTACTTTTTGTTTGCTTGGAAATCAAACAAGAGTAGCTACTTCTATTTCCATAAGATTCTGAAATTTGGGAAGCTTAAAACACTTTCTAGCATGTACCAAAACTATTATGTTTTTGGTCAAACGCTCCTTGATAAAGTAGCTCTACTCTCGGGTGTGAAAACTAACTTTAGCATTGACCATGACGGCATTGACAACCTAGATGCGATTGTTGCCGGTGGTAAGGGTGGTATTCTAATAAGTGCTCATGTTGGAAACTGGGAAATTGCAGGTCAGCTATTAAATAGGCTGGATACCAAGTTTAATATTTTGATGTATGAAAATGAGCATGAGAATATCAAAAACTATCTTGACGGCGTTCAGAAGAATAAAAATGTCAATATTATTCCGATAAAAGATGGTGATATGGGGCATATAATTGCTCTTAATAATGCCTTTAAGAATAATGAACTTTTAGTGTTACACGGCGACAGGTTTAGAGAAGGTGCTCCAGTGTTAAATGCCACTTTTATGGAGCAGGAAGCCGATTTCCCTGAAGGCCCATTTTACTTAGCCGCTAAATTTGGTGTTCCTGTGACTTTTGCTTTTTCTATGAAAGAGACCAATAAACATTATCACTTTTATGCCTCAAAGCCTATTGAGGTGAAAAGAGAAAGGAAGCCAGGTCCAGTGCTTCATGACCTGTTAGAAGCTTATGTCACAGAATTAGAGAAAATGGTCAAAAAATACCCCACGCAGTGGTTTAACTATTACCCATTTTGGAAACAGAATTAA
- a CDS encoding acyl carrier protein: MTDKEIIVKINGFLVEEFEVEEEKIQPDANLKETLDLDSLDYVDLVVVIEDAFGFKVVPEDFMTIVTFSDFYAYAQSKVAEKEAA; encoded by the coding sequence ATGACCGATAAGGAGATAATTGTTAAGATTAATGGTTTTTTAGTGGAAGAATTTGAGGTAGAAGAGGAGAAGATTCAGCCAGATGCAAATTTGAAAGAAACCTTAGATTTAGACAGTTTAGACTACGTAGATTTAGTAGTGGTTATTGAAGATGCTTTTGGGTTTAAAGTAGTGCCAGAAGACTTCATGACCATCGTTACTTTTAGTGATTTTTACGCATACGCTCAGTCTAAAGTTGCTGAAAAAGAAGCAGCTTAA
- a CDS encoding beta-ketoacyl-[acyl-carrier-protein] synthase family protein: MNNRVVITGIGAWSCLGTNIEEVKESLFAGKSGIGLDQERKEWGFRSGLTGVVKKPELKGMLDRRARKGLSEEAEYAYMATIEALENAKMDMDFLDQNEVGILYGNDSSAKAVTEAVDIIREKKDTTLIGSGSIFQSMNCTVTMNLSTIFKLKGINFTISAACASGSHSIGLAYLMIKWGLQKHIVCGGAQEVNLFAFGSFDGLSAFSIREDDPTKASRPFDKDRDGLVPSGGAATLILEDYESAVKRGAPILAEVVGYGFSSNGQHISNSNVEGQVRSLEMALKDADVSPEKIDYINAHATSTTGGDYAEAEAIAAVFGDYKTPVSSTKSMTGHECWMAGASEIVYSILMMKNNFIAPNINFENPDEASEKLNIITKTTERNIDLFLSNSFGFGGTNSSLIIKKIDQ, from the coding sequence ATGAATAACAGAGTAGTCATCACCGGAATAGGAGCTTGGTCTTGCTTAGGAACCAATATAGAGGAGGTCAAAGAATCTCTATTTGCAGGAAAATCAGGCATAGGATTAGACCAAGAGCGAAAAGAATGGGGTTTTAGGTCTGGTCTTACAGGCGTGGTGAAAAAGCCTGAACTGAAAGGAATGTTAGACAGAAGAGCCAGAAAAGGCCTTTCGGAAGAAGCCGAGTATGCTTACATGGCTACCATAGAAGCTTTAGAAAACGCTAAAATGGATATGGATTTCTTAGACCAAAACGAGGTCGGGATTCTGTACGGAAATGATAGCTCCGCCAAAGCGGTAACAGAAGCCGTTGATATTATAAGAGAGAAAAAAGATACTACACTTATAGGTTCTGGGTCAATTTTTCAGTCGATGAACTGTACCGTGACCATGAATCTGTCTACCATATTTAAGCTTAAAGGAATCAATTTTACCATAAGTGCAGCTTGTGCTAGTGGTTCGCATTCAATAGGTCTTGCCTATTTGATGATAAAATGGGGGCTGCAGAAGCATATAGTTTGTGGAGGTGCCCAAGAGGTCAATCTTTTTGCTTTTGGTAGTTTTGATGGTTTGAGTGCGTTTTCAATAAGAGAAGATGACCCTACTAAAGCTTCAAGACCTTTTGATAAAGACCGAGATGGTTTAGTACCTAGTGGTGGAGCCGCAACTTTAATTTTGGAAGACTACGAAAGTGCAGTAAAAAGGGGAGCACCAATTCTTGCGGAAGTGGTAGGTTATGGCTTCTCCTCAAACGGACAGCACATTTCTAATTCTAATGTAGAAGGCCAAGTTCGCTCTTTAGAAATGGCCTTAAAAGATGCCGATGTTTCTCCAGAAAAGATAGACTATATAAATGCACACGCTACGTCAACTACTGGTGGTGACTATGCTGAGGCGGAAGCTATTGCCGCAGTTTTTGGCGACTATAAAACACCTGTCAGTTCTACCAAATCAATGACTGGCCATGAGTGCTGGATGGCAGGAGCTAGTGAGATAGTTTACTCTATTTTGATGATGAAAAACAACTTCATAGCTCCAAATATCAATTTTGAAAATCCTGACGAGGCATCAGAAAAATTAAATATTATTACCAAAACCACAGAAAGAAACATAGATTTGTTTTTGTCCAATAGTTTTGGCTTTGGAGGGACTAATTCCTCGCTGATTATTAAGAAAATAGACCAATAG
- the fabG gene encoding 3-oxoacyl-ACP reductase FabG — MTEVKQKYALVTGASRGIGRAVSVQLAEMGYYVLINFQSNEEAAKETLALVREKGSDGELMKFDVANQEDVNQVLEKWIEENKDKRIEVLINNAGIRKDQLMMFMSREEWDSVINIGMGGFYNVTRLVLKGMHLNRYGRIVNVVSLSGIKGMPGQTNYSAAKGGMIAAAKALSQEVGRRGITVNSVAPGFIKTDMTEDIDEKDFKKLIPLNRFGTAEEVADAVCFLASPKASYITGQVLSINGGLYS, encoded by the coding sequence ATGACGGAAGTAAAACAAAAATATGCCCTGGTAACCGGAGCCTCTCGAGGAATTGGAAGAGCGGTAAGTGTACAGCTCGCTGAGATGGGCTATTACGTTTTAATCAATTTTCAATCAAACGAAGAAGCTGCCAAAGAAACCTTAGCCTTGGTTAGGGAAAAAGGGAGTGATGGAGAATTGATGAAATTTGATGTAGCTAATCAAGAAGATGTTAATCAGGTTTTAGAGAAGTGGATTGAAGAAAATAAGGACAAACGAATTGAAGTTTTAATTAATAATGCAGGCATAAGAAAAGACCAATTAATGATGTTTATGAGCCGCGAAGAGTGGGACTCTGTCATTAATATAGGTATGGGTGGTTTTTATAATGTAACCAGATTAGTCTTAAAAGGCATGCACCTGAATAGATATGGTAGAATAGTAAATGTAGTGTCTCTTTCTGGAATAAAAGGAATGCCTGGGCAAACCAACTATTCAGCTGCCAAAGGAGGGATGATAGCTGCCGCCAAAGCCCTTTCTCAGGAAGTGGGAAGACGAGGAATTACCGTAAATTCGGTAGCTCCTGGTTTTATCAAAACAGACATGACCGAAGATATTGACGAAAAGGATTTCAAAAAACTTATTCCGCTTAATAGGTTTGGAACAGCAGAAGAAGTAGCGGACGCTGTTTGCTTTTTAGCATCTCCAAAAGCATCTTATATAACTGGTCAGGTATTGTCTATAAATGGTGGTTTGTATAGCTGA